A genomic window from Erpetoichthys calabaricus chromosome 17, fErpCal1.3, whole genome shotgun sequence includes:
- the terb2 gene encoding telomere repeats-binding bouquet formation protein 2 encodes MKAQNKKPSFSLENDHEKGSEKKGSENGQERHKLKNFKARMPPSCHPYQYPVNNMISDYVHIEQLKTYSGQLNDFKPGHAGYSVKRSEFIHQVNL; translated from the exons ATGAAAGCACAGAATAAGAAACCATCATTCAGCTtagaaaatgaccatgaaaaagGATCAGAAAAGAAAGGGTCTGAAAACGG ACAAGAAAGACATAAACTTAAGAACTTCAAAGCAAGAATGCCACCAAGTTGTCATCCGTACCAGTATCCAGTGAACAATATGATTTCAG ATTATGTCCATATTGAGCAACTGAAAACGTATTCAGGACAACTGAATGATTTCAAACCTGGACATGCGGGATACTCT GTGAAGAGGAGTGAATTCATTCACCAAGTGAATTTATGA